One Rhipicephalus microplus isolate Deutch F79 chromosome 4, USDA_Rmic, whole genome shotgun sequence genomic window carries:
- the LOC142814789 gene encoding uncharacterized protein LOC142814789 isoform X2 has translation MLKEAPHGEGSEQTMPLLLLILRIQLGIRQQQREVLQEVRQLKHKRKHLLQIGGRGLRKIGVNAMKAVLAHDVQVLYSLHGRKGKRAFVNLRLCRLVTDVICQKAGCDQAEALNFIKRWLPGSGDRCGGRKRRFREEFVVEQPDDPHSQSADYRLLAAAGFLPSHSSQGLDSTTVTVPPKQPDLH, from the exons atgctcaaggaggcaccgcacggggaaggctcggagcaaaccatgc ctctattgctattgatcctgcggatccaacttggcatccggcagcaacaaagagaggttctgcaggaggtgcgacagctgaagcacaag cgcaagcacctcctgcagattgggggacgtggcctccgaaaaattggtgtgaatgccatgaaggctgtattggcacatgacgtgcaagtgctgtacagccttcatggcagaaaagggaaaagggcctttgtgaacctgaggctctgtagattagtgacag atgtcatctgccaaaaagctgggtgcgaccaggcggaggccctcaactttattaagaggtggctgccagggtctggtgatcgctgtgggggcaggaagcggcgcttcagagaagaatttgttgtggagcagcccgatgatccccactctcagagtgcagattatcggctgctcgcggcagctggcttcctgcccagccacagcagccagggccttgacagcaccactgtcactgtgcccccaaagCAACCTGACCTGCactag